From the genome of Triticum aestivum cultivar Chinese Spring chromosome 3B, IWGSC CS RefSeq v2.1, whole genome shotgun sequence, one region includes:
- the LOC123064272 gene encoding uncharacterized protein — protein MVGLLNRSRGLAEGVAVMICPVLLALALNIVDLNDEVYGHGVPIALIAMAGFTLITGICPFMVCCFLQGCPRSSVILAITSSACLVMLACFIAHFIIFKSIFITLGVICGIFLMLRTVCYYYYYLYDRPNGNVPEHTAIMQSVLDESHEFLTGITGILFLGFQGLTLDGDVRTISRMGGEPMGYISFIFITLGVGSMLLTMTPPKSFGERKVVRLTLLLDCFMAGGIFMLLLVTMRKHTQLEMVALLVFVPPIISFSSLLFLVLFPVDGQHDEDPKPASLELTKVTFTGFLAVSITTISNTSPNKFTAFFLLLSSMVIGFGLSWRLLSQNNTKSGLTNIDVSPVHVASAAKIASILTHFCIVITTILFVAMASTASGK, from the exons ATG GTTGGACTATTGAACCGTTCCCGTGGCTTGGCGGAAGGTGTGGCGGTTATGATATGCCCAGTGCTTCTCGCACTTGCTCTAAACATAGTTGACCTCAATGATGAAGTCTACGGACATGGAGTCCccattgccttgattgccatggcAGGCTTTACTTTGATCACCGGCATTTGCCCCTTCATGGTGTGCTGCTTCTTACAAGGGTGCCCCAGAAGTAGCGTGATTCTGGCAATCACTTCGTCTGCTTGTCTCGTCATGCTCGCCTGTTTCATTGCACACTTCATTATCTTCAAATCCATTTTTATCACCCTTGGAGTCATCTGTGGAATTTTCCTCATGCTGCGAACCgtctgctactactactactacttgtatGATAGACCAAATGGCAATGTTCCAGAACACACGGCCATAATGCAAAGCGTACTGGATGAATCACATGAGTTCTTGACCGGCATCACTGGAATTCTTTTTCTGGGGTTCCAAGGTTTGACTCTTGATGGTGACGTTCGGACAATAAGTCGCATGGGCGGGGAACCAATGGGTTAcatcagcttcatcttcatcaCTCTAGGTGTGGGATCAATGCTCCTCACGATGACCCCACCTAAAAGTTTTGGAGAGAGAAAAGTTGTGCGTCTGACTCTCCTCCTTGATTGCTTCATGGCGGGTGGTATCTTCATGCTATTGTTGGTTACCATGCGTAAGCACACCCAGCTTGAGATGGTTGCCCTGTTGGTCTTTGTGCCTCCGATTATAAGCTTCAGTTCACTTCTGTTCCTAGTCTTGTTCCCGGTGGATGGACAACATGATGAAGACCCCAAGCCAGCGTCACTGGAACTGACAAAGGTTACATTCACCGGATTCTTGGCCGTGTCGATAACAACCATCAGCAACACTTCGCCGAACAAATTCACCGCATTCTTCTTACTATTATCCTCCATGGTTATTGGGTTTGGACTCTCATGGAGGCTCCTTTCACAGAACAACACAAAGAGTGGTCTCACTAATATTGATGTTTCACCTGTTCATGTTGCTtctgccgccaagattgcttccattTTGACCCACTTTTGTATTGTAATCACCACTATTCTATTTGTCGCAATGGCTAGTACTGCCAGCGGTAAATGA